One genomic segment of Brassica napus cultivar Da-Ae chromosome A3, Da-Ae, whole genome shotgun sequence includes these proteins:
- the LOC106361735 gene encoding uncharacterized protein LOC106361735 gives MANCSGDSSDVASQFDILRCPFLRNINEPTNLSFSSSLPFPIPARAGQGPIFEDGPNFDTAFRLFHGQDGVVPLSNSARAEAEKKPEPVFNPLAAKAATISLSSFGPGGPFGFDAFSDMFKNQKRKSDSSKNNKDSSKGGSHEAMSDDWLQTGNCPIAKSYRAVSGVAPLVAKILQPPPGMHYKCPKAIVAARAAISKTAFAKNLRPQPLSSKVLVIGMLGMALNVPLGVWREHTEKFSASWFIALHAAVPFIGILRKSVLMPKMAMVFTIAASVMGQVIGSRAERYRLKSVAQKKMTLSGSPNPSSVEATQMEFPGVASDGRCGDKVVMKWNPMLLEAASPVSTGATNVVC, from the exons ATGGCTAATTGTTCGGGAGACTCTAGTGACGTGGCTTCTCAGTTTGACATTCTCCGATGCCCTTTCTTGAGGAACATCAATGAGCCCACTAAcctctccttctcctcctccttgcCTTTCCCCATCCCT GCACGAGCAGGTCAAGGACCTATATTCGAGGATGGACCCAATTTTGATACGGCCTTTAGGCTTTTCCACGGGCAAGATGGAGTTGTCCCGCTCTCCAACAGCGCTAGAGCTGAAGCTGAGAAGAAGCCAGAGCCTGTGTTCAACCCTCTTGCTGCTAAGGCCGCCACGATTAGTCTCTCATCTTTTGGACCTGGAGGGCCTTTTGGGTTTGATGCTTTTTCTGACATGTTTAAAAACCAAAAGAGAAAGTCTGACTCGTCCAAAAACAACAAGGATTCTTCCAAG GGAGGAAGCCACGAAGCTATGAGTGACGACTGGCTTCAAACTGGAAACTGCCCTATTGCTAAATCCTACCGAGCTGTAAGTGGTGTGGCGCCGCTCGTGGCAAAGATCCTGCAACCACCTCCAGGGATGCATTACAAGTGCCCTAAAGCAATAGTAGCAGCTCGAGCAGCCATATCCAAAACAGCTTTCGCCAAGAACCTCCGCCCACAGCCTTTATCATCCAAAGTACTTGTGATAGGGATGCTCGGCATGGCGCTAAACGTGCCTCTCGGGGTCTGGAGAGAGCACACTGAAAAGTTCTCTGCGTCTTGGTTTATAGCTCTTCACGCAGCGGTTCCGTTCATAGGAATACTGAGGAAGTCAGTGTTGATGCCTAAGATGGCGATGGTGTTTACCATTGCAGCGTCGGTTATGGGGCAGGTGATTGGGTCAAGAGCAGAGAGGTATAGGCTCAAGTCGGTAGCTCAAAAGAAGATGACATTGTCTGGATCACCAAACCCGTCGTCTGTTGAAGCAACTCAGATGGAGTTCCCCGGAGTTGCATCGGATGGAAGGTGCGGTGACAAAGTGGTGATGAAATGGAACCCCATGTTGCTTGAAGCAGCAAGTCCTGTTTCTACCGGAGCAACTAATGTTGTCTGCtaa